Proteins encoded together in one Agromyces sp. 3263 window:
- the lgt gene encoding prolipoprotein diacylglyceryl transferase has translation MIAPLSIPSPDYEWQIWEINLFGLQLNIHMYALCILVGIILAVVITSRRLTKRGAEPGVVLDIALWAVPLGIIGARIYHVLTHPNDYFYEGANVWNPLQPGAIWNIWEGGNAIYGSLIGGAIGVWIGCRMTGIRFWSFADALAPGLLVAQAAGRLGNWFNHELFGMPTDLPWGLEIESSNVAFPAGLPDGTLFHPTFLYEIIWNLAGAALIILLERRLNLRWGKAFAIYLIWYGLGRSFFEAIRVDPSEMFLGVRVNVWASWAAVILGIVILIVQRRRHTGDELSPYVPGREWKRPDPEVDSDETESDSDSLDDGVEGENSTGETAATSSSRSTSA, from the coding sequence GTGATCGCACCGCTCAGCATCCCGAGCCCCGACTACGAATGGCAGATCTGGGAGATCAACCTGTTCGGGTTGCAGCTCAACATCCACATGTACGCGCTGTGCATCCTGGTCGGCATCATCCTCGCGGTGGTCATCACCTCGCGCCGCCTCACCAAGCGGGGCGCCGAACCCGGCGTGGTCCTCGACATCGCGCTGTGGGCGGTTCCGCTCGGCATCATCGGTGCGCGCATCTACCACGTGCTGACCCACCCGAACGACTACTTCTACGAGGGCGCCAACGTCTGGAACCCGCTCCAGCCGGGCGCCATCTGGAACATCTGGGAGGGCGGCAACGCGATCTACGGATCGCTCATCGGCGGCGCGATCGGCGTGTGGATCGGATGCCGCATGACCGGCATCCGGTTCTGGTCCTTCGCCGACGCCCTCGCCCCCGGCCTCCTCGTGGCGCAGGCCGCCGGACGCCTCGGCAACTGGTTCAACCACGAGCTGTTCGGCATGCCCACCGACCTGCCGTGGGGTCTCGAGATCGAGTCGTCGAACGTCGCGTTCCCGGCCGGGCTTCCCGACGGCACGCTGTTCCACCCGACGTTCCTCTACGAGATCATCTGGAACCTCGCGGGCGCGGCGCTGATCATCCTCCTCGAACGTCGCCTCAACCTCCGCTGGGGCAAGGCGTTCGCGATCTACCTCATCTGGTACGGTCTCGGCCGCTCGTTCTTCGAGGCCATCCGCGTCGACCCGAGCGAGATGTTCCTCGGGGTGCGGGTGAACGTCTGGGCGTCGTGGGCCGCGGTCATCCTCGGCATCGTGATCCTCATCGTGCAGCGGCGCCGGCACACCGGCGACGAGCTCTCGCCCTACGTTCCGGGCCGTGAATGGAAGCGCCCCGACCCTGAGGTAGACTCGGACGAAACCGAGTCCGACTCCGACTCTCTCGACGATGGCGTCGAGGGCGAGAACAGCACGGGCGAGACGGCAGCCACAAGCTCGAGCCGTTCTACCTCCGCGTAG